The DNA segment GAGCTTTTGTTTCAGCACGCTATCAGAAAGTCCCTCTTCTTCTAGCCATGTATCTATACGAGACTGAAGAGCCTTTTTATTCCGATAGCCAATTTCTGAAAGATTCGCGTCGTTCTTCCCACTGTACCCAGCAGCCCGTGCTGCATTGGTGGCATGCATAAACGTAGAACTGCCTCGGTCAAGATACGCCGCCAGCCACAGGCGTTGCTTTGGTGTCATGCCTTTTTTCTTAGCCATTTGTGCGCTCCTCAAGACGGATAACTTTCTCTTTGGTGGCATCCACCTTTTTTTCCAGCTTCCCCACTTCGGTTTTTGTTGCATAGGTTGAAGCGTTTGAGAGCTGGCATGTATGCCTGCGCTCCGCCTCTTCATCTAGGCGCGCATGAACCTTGCCAATCTCGACGCGGGACTGCCGAAACTCTTCTTTAATATCTAGTGATAATTGAGTGAATTGGCTTTGTCGCGTTTCATCACGCTCATCCTGCGTATTCATCATCCGGCGTAACGAAAAACCTACCCATAATAACAGTAACGACAACACAGCTCCGGCTAATCCCGTGATAATCGGTTCATTCATGCAACACACCTCGTTGAGATATTTGGGGAAAGGGTAACACAAAGGACAACCTCCCCAAAATAGCTGAAATAAAAAAGACAACCTTTACGAGCTGGCTACAGCGGCACATAAAAATGATACAAGAAGGAATGAGAAGAGCAGCAAAAACAGATAGTAATCATGCACAGATACGCGACGCTCTACGTGCTGTAGGAGCAAGCGTTCATGACATGTCCAGTGCTGGTGCTGGATTTCCAGACCTTGCGGTGGGATTCAAAAAAAAGACGTTTCTGCTGGAAGTAAAAACAAAGACCGGCAGACTCACCAAGCCACAAGTAAAATGGCACGATGAGTGGCGCGGACACCACGCAATTGTCCGTACCGAAGAAGAAGCACTAAAAGAAATCGGAGCCATCCGGTGAAGTGCACGGTGACAAATATCAAGCTACCGGACACACATCTTGTGGAATGTCCTAAGACCACCCCGCCAAATTGGTTTGTCTACAAAACGACCTGTACACAATGTCCCGACTGCTGGCGTAAAAAGGCAAAACAAAAACGTAAGCGTCGGTGATTCATCTTATTCATAAGGAGGCAATCATGCCCGGTGTAAGAGAAGCCTTTGAGAAAGCGTTAAAGGACAAGTTCACTAAATTTTTTCTTTTTATTGTTAAGACTCTTCTAATACTTCTCACGATACGAATCGTCTCAGCGAACATCCAGCCGGATATGGCACAGCTTGCTTGGTTCGGCATTGTGCTCAAACTGATGTTATGCGGTGTTGCCGTAATCGGCTTGAAGGCGGTCAATGTACTGTTCCATGCCATTCGTGGGCGCAACAGAAAAGCACTCATTGATACCATACAGGAGAACCCCATTGCGACGTCTATTTATGTTAGCGGCAATAGCCTTGCTGCTGCCCTTGTGTTTGGTCTCATACTCTCAAGCTGACAGTAGCAGATTCACACCTAAGTTTGACCGTCAGATCAAGCAGTCTATGCACAGGTGGCTCCCACATCTGGACTGGCGGTGGTACAAGGCGCAGCTCTATCAGGAGTCGATGTTAAATCCTAAAGCTGTTTCTCCAGTAGGCGCGAAAGGCTTAGCGCAATTCATGCCCGCAACATGGAAAGAAATAGCCACACTGCGCGGCTACGGATACGCAAGCCCCCATTCGCCCAAGTACGCCATCGATGCCGGAGCCTACTACATGGCAAAGCTAAGGCGTGGATGGTCATCACCCCGCCCTGGCTTAAAAAGCCGCTTCACCGCGCACAGTATTCACCATTATGTTCAACACACCGCCAGATACAGCAGTTCCTCGGACACATGAATATTC comes from the Halodesulfovibrio sp. genome and includes:
- a CDS encoding VRR-NUC domain-containing protein; translation: MRRAAKTDSNHAQIRDALRAVGASVHDMSSAGAGFPDLAVGFKKKTFLLEVKTKTGRLTKPQVKWHDEWRGHHAIVRTEEEALKEIGAIR
- a CDS encoding transglycosylase SLT domain-containing protein, with product MHRWLPHLDWRWYKAQLYQESMLNPKAVSPVGAKGLAQFMPATWKEIATLRGYGYASPHSPKYAIDAGAYYMAKLRRGWSSPRPGLKSRFTAHSIHHYVQHTARYSSSSDT